GCGCTCAGTTTGAAACAAAATGGAAACCGGTTTCCATGCGTCTGTCGCCTGTTTGTCGCCGGGATCACTTTTATGGAAGGAAACGTCGTGAAAGCGTGAGAAGCGTCACAAAGCAGGGAAGAGAAAGTGGTAAAAACGCCCCGGCGTGCGCCGGGGTGAACGCTTAACGGGCGACGCGCAGGCCGTTTTCCACGCCGCGGCTAAAAACCACCTGCCACAGCTGGATATCCCGCGCGCGAAATGCGCCCGCGCAGGCGTTGAGATAATAGGTAAACATACGTTTAAACCGCTCGGAGTAGTTATCAGCAATTTCCGGCCAGGCCGAGAGAAAACGCGCATACCAGGCCATCAGCGTTTTATCGTAGTCCGCGCCAAAGTTATGCCAGTCTTCCATCACGAAGTGCGGCTCGCTGGCGGCCGCAATCTGGCGCGCCGACGGCAGGCAGCCGTTCGGGAAGATGTACTTGTCGATCCACGGATCGACGTTGTTATCCGTTTTCCGCGAGCCGATGGTATGCAGCAGGAAAAGCCCGTCAGGTTTGAGATTGCGGTCGGCAACATCAAAATAGGTGGCGTAGTTTTTCGGCCCGACATGTTCGAACATGCCCACCGACACGATGCGGTCAAACTGGGAATCGAGATCGCGGTAATCCTGCAAGAGAATGGTGACGTCCAGCCCCTCGCAGCGTTCCTGCGCCATTTTCCGCTGCTCGGCGGAAATGGTCACGCCAGTGACCGACACGCCATAATGCCGCGCGGCATATGCTGCCAGACCGCCCCAGCCGCAGCCGATATCCAGCAGCGTCATGCCGGGCTTAAGCTGAAGCTTTTCGCAGATAAGTTTTAACTTCGCCTGCTGGGCGTCCTCAAGGTTATCGGCCTCTTTCCAGTAGCCGCAGGAGTACTGCATATACGGGTCGAGCATCCGGCTGAAGAGATCGTTGCCGAGATCGTAATGCTCTTTGCCGACAATCCAGGCGCGCTTTTTCGACTGCAGATTAAACAGACGGGCGCCGAGAATGCGCAGCGTGTCTTTCAGATGGTGCGGCAGCTGGTCTTCAAGCCCTGCGCGCAGCACTTTGGTGAAGAAGAGATCGAGACGCTCGCACTCCCACCAGCCGTCCATATAGCTTTCGCCAAGACCGAGAGAGCCTTCCTGTAACACACGTTTAAAAAAGTCAGGATTTTTCACCTGAATGTCGGAAGGGGCGCTGCCGTTAACGGCGATCCCGGCCCGGCTGAGCAGTTCAGTTGCGATGCGATACCAGTGGTTGTCCGGTATGCTGACTTCTTCTATACACGATGAACTCATAGCTTCTCCATCACTGATGTGATCAGAACCTTCAAACAGCGTAGTCGCAATTTTCGGTATGTGAGAAATATCACGGAAAGGTCCGCGAGCCTGATATCCGACGTAGAACAGAGGAAGGGAGATGACCCTTGCCAGAAATGTCATTCAAAATAAAAACGGGAGCCAGCGGCTCCCGTTACTACATAATATTTATGCTAATTATCGTAGAGCCGCGAACCAGTATAGGCCTCGCTTTACGATGATTCAACCATTGACCGTTAGCAAGCTAATCACAAAAATTTCATATTATCACGCGGCTGATGACGCTGTGACCCGACGACGCCCGCGCAGCAGGAAGCCAAGACCGGCCAGCAGTACGGTCGCCAGCATGACGCTGGTGGTCGACAGCAGCGGGGTGGCGACCAGCCATGACACCGCCAGGCTTGCCACAAAACAGAGCCCCAGCTGGAGCGTGTTTTGCAGCGCGGCGGCGCGTCCGGTGGCCTGCGGGAACGGCAGCAGCGCGGCGGCGACCACGATCGGATAAATTGCGCCGTTCACCATCGCCATCAGACAGAAGGGGATAAGCAGCGTGGTGAGCGTAACCGTCTCGCTTAATCCCACAAGCCAGGTGGCGATAACGCTCAGCGCGAAGCCTGCCAGCAGCCACGGCAGCAGGGTTTCGCCCTGCCATTTTTGCAGCGCGCTACGGCAGCCGTAACCGCCAATGAGGAACGCGATGGTTTGCGGCACATAGCTCAGTCCTGTCACCGCCGGGCTGTAGCCCATCTCATGCAGGATAAACGGCGAGCCGGTGAGCCAGGCGAAAAAGCTGGCGGAGCAGGCGGCATAAATCAACACATTGCCGCTGTAGACGCGCGAGCGCAGCAGCATCATAAAGCTCAGCGGTTCGCCGCCTTTATTGCCTTGCGGCGCGCCGGAAGGCAGGCGCAGCGCCGGGATCATCAGCAGTACCGTGATGGCAAACAACACTACAAAAATCGCCTGCCACGAAAAGTGATTCAGGATCCAGCTGCCGAGCAGCGGCGCCAGCGCCGGAGAGAGGCCCACCAGCGGCATGATGGTCGCGAAGATACGGCGCGCCTGCTGCGCCGGGTAGCGGTCGGTCACCAGCGCCTGCCAGCTCACTGCGGCGGAGCAGACGCCCACGGCCTGAAGAAAACGCAGCGCCAGCAGCGCGCCTGCGGTCTCTACCCAGACGGTGCCAAGGCAGGCAAGCGCGAAAATCCCCAGCCCCGCCAGCAGTACCGGACGGCGGCCAAAACGGTCAGAGAGCGGTCCCCAGGCCAGCTGCGCCAGCGCGAATCCCGCCAGGAACAGGCTCAGCGAGGCGCTGATAGCCGAGGGCGCCGTGTGTAAATCCGCCTCGATGACGGCGAACGCGGGCAGGTACATATCCGTCGCCAGAAAGCCGAGCACGCTCAGCCCGGCCAGCCAGCAAAGAAATCCTTTATCAGGTCGCATCACATTGACTCACTTCTTAATACGCGAAAGAGCCCGGAGTGTACGGAGTGCAAACCCGCTTGTGAAACGCTAATATTTGCCGTTTCCATTCAAAAATTTTGCAGGCAGAAAATGTGGTCTGAATATTCTCTGGAAGTCGTCGACGCCGTGGCGCGCACCGGCAGCTTCACCGCGGCGGCGGCGGAACTGCACCGCGTGCCTTCTGCCGTCAGCTATACGGTGCGCCAGCTGGAGGAGTGGCTTGCGGTGTCGCTCTTCGAGCGCCGCCATCGCGATGTGGTCCTGACGCCCGCGGGCGCCTGGTTTTTGCGCGAGGGGCGTTCTGTCATCAAAAAAATGATGATCACCCGTCAGCAGTGCCAGCAGATCGCCAACGGCTGGCGAGGACAGCTCTCCATCGCGGTGGACAACATCGTGCGTCCGGAACGCACCCGCCGTCTGGTGCTCGATTTCTACCGGCACTTTTCCGATGTCGAATTGCAGGTGTCGCAGGAGGTGTTTAACGGCGTCTGGGACGCGCTGGCGGACGGGCGCGTGGAACTCGCCATCGGCGCGACACAGGCGATCCCGGTCGGCGGGCGCTTCGCGTTTCGCGATATGGGCATGCTGAGCTGGCGCTGCGTGGTGGCGCATCATCACCCGCTGGCGCAGCGCGACGGCGCGCTCAGCGACGACAGGCTGCGCGATTACCCGTCGCTGGTGCTGGAAGACACCTCGCGATCGCTGCCCAAACGCATCACCTGGCTGCTGGATAACCAGCGGCGCGTGGTGGTGCCGGACTGGCACTGCGCCGCCGATGCGCTGAGCGAAGGGCTCTGTATCGGCATGGTGCCGACGCACTTCGCGAAGCCGTGGCTCGATAGCGGGGAGTGGCATGCGCTGACGCTGGAAAACCCGTTCCCGGACGCCGCCTGCTGCCTGACGTGGCGACAAAGCGATGCCTCGCCCGCGCTGCGCTGGCTGCTCGATTATCTGGGGGACAGTGAAACGCTGAACAAGGAGTGGCTGCGGGAGCCGCAGTAATACGGCTCCCGGAGGGGATTAACGGCGATAGTCGCGGAACGGGCCGTCCGCCACCGAGCGGCGTTCGATCAGGCGCGGATGCACCTCGATGGTCTGCGACTCTTCGCGCTTGTTGACGATGCGGTCGAGCAGCATATTGAACGCGGTCTGGCCCAGCGTCTCCTTCGGCTGATGGATCGTCGTCAGCGCCGGGCTGAAGAAGCGGGCGTTACGCACGTTGTCGTAGCCGATAATCGAAATATCCTGCGGCACGCGCAGACCCATCTCATCCGCGGCGCAGATAGCGCCCATCGCCATAATATCGCCGCCGCAGAAGATGGCGGTGGGGCGCTGCGGCTGCGAGAGGATCTGCTGCATGGCGCGATAACCGGATTCCGGCTCGAAATCGCCCTGCACGATCCAGTTTTCCGGCACTTTGATGGCCGCTTCTTCCAGCGCTTTCATAAAGCCGGAAAAACGCCCGACGCCGGTGTTGCGCTCAAGCTGCCCCGGAATAACGCCGATATCGCGATGGCCGCGCTCGATAAGGTAACGCCCGGCGAGATAACCGCCCTGAAACGCGTTATCGATAACCGAGTCGGTGAAATCCGCTTTCGCTTCGCCCCAGTCCATCACCACCATCGGGATATGACGGTACTCTTCGAGCGTGGCGAGTAGCGGCTCCGGGTATTCCGAACACATCACCAGCAGGCCGTCGACGCGCTTTTGCGCCATCATCGACAGGTACGCGCGCTGCTTTTCCAGATTGTTATGCGCGTTGCCGAGGATCAACGTATAGCCTTTCGCAAAGCAGCTGTTCTCAACCGCTTCGATGATTTCGGCGAAATAGGGCGCTTCGCTACTGGTCGCCAGCAGCCCGATAGACTTGGTATGGTTCACCTTCAGGCTGCGCGCCACGGCGCTTGGCGAATAGTGTAATTCTTTGATAGCCGCCCATACCGCGTTGCGCGTCTCTTCCGCCACAAAACGGGTTTTGTTAATTACATGTGAGACTGTTGTTGTGGAAACGTTGGCTCGCTTCGCGACGTCTTTAATTGTTGCCATTAATAATCACTCCAGACCCCTGGCTGAGCCCTGCAAAATCACGGGTTAATCGTTTGCCTGTACACACCCCTGTGTGCCACGAGGGGACGTGCGGCATGCCGGGAAACGCGACATTTATCGTGAGGAGGGGTCGATGGCCGGTACCGAATAAAGTAGCGACGAATTTTGGCTTATCTTTCCCGAAAGGGGAAGAGGGAAAACGCATATCTGGTTAAATGTCGCAGGATTTTTCGGCCCGTTTATGCAAAAATGCGCACTACCTGATTTTTATGGGGTCTTTAAGGAGAATACCATGAGTACCGATCTGAAATTTTCGCTGGTCACTACGCTTGTTGTACTGGGCCTGATTGTGGCGGGCGCTTTTACCGCCATCCTGCATTAAGCGCCAGGCGGGAGCGCGTCCCCGTTCTCCCGCTTTCTTATACCATTCCTGCGCTTAAGCGCCTTTCGCCCGCCGTTTCCTTTCTTTTTCACGCTTTTCCCTTATGATTCGCTAATAACAATTTGCGCGTGTTTTTTAACACCCGTGCAATAATATTTTGCTGTTTTTGTCACTTATCTTTTCTGACTGAAACTGCCATCCTCTCTGCATCCTGCTGTAACGTCGGGCATCTCCGGCGCTGTTGTAAAATTTCTGGAGCAATGAATGAAAGTCAACTTCCCGTTACTGGCACTGGCTATTGGTGCTTTTGGCATTGGCACGACCGAGTTTTCCCCGATGGGGCTGTTGCCGGTAATAGCCAACGGCGTCAACGTCTCGATTCCGGCCGCCGGTATGCTGATCAGCGCCTACGCGGTTGGCGTGATGGTGGGGGCGCCGCTGATGACGCTTTTGCTGTCGCACCGCGCGCGACGCAGCGCGCTGATTTTCCTGATGGCGATTTTTACGCTCGGCAATGTGCTCTCGGCGCTGGCGCCGGATTACATGACGCTGATGGCCTCGCGTATTCTCACCAGCCTTAACCACGGGGCGTTCTTCGGGCTCGGCTCAGTCGTTGCGGCAAGCGTGGTGCCGAAGCATAAACAGGCGAGCGCCGTCGCGACGATGTTTATGGGCCTGACCATCGCCAATATCGGCGGCGTGCCGGCGGCGACCTGGCTTGGCGAAACCATCGGCTGGCGAATGTCGTTTCTGGCGACCGCCGGTCTTGGGCTGGTGGCGATGGCGAGCCTCTGGTTCTCCCTGCCGAAAGGCGGCAGCGGCGAGCGTCCGGATGTGAAAAGCGAACTGGCGGTGCTGATGCGTCCGCAGGTAGTCAGCGCGTTGCTGACCACGGTGCTCGGCGCGGGCGCGATGTTTACGCTCTATACCTATATCGCGCCTGTTCTGCATCATATTACTGACGCCAGCGCGGCGTTCGTCACCGCCATGCTGGTGCTGATTGGCGTCGGTTTTTCCATCGGCAACTATCTGGGCGGCCGCCTGGCGGACCGCTCGGTGAGCGGCACACTGAAAGGCTTCCTGATGCTGCTTATCGTCATTATGGCGGCGATCCCGTGGCTTGCGAAAACGGAGATCGGCGCGGCAGTGAGTATGGTGGTTTGGGGGGCGGCGACGTTCGCCGTGGTGCCGCCGCTGCAGATGCGCGTGATGCGCGTCGCCAGCGAAGCGCCGGGCCTGTCGTCATCGGTCAATATCGGGGCGTTTAACCTTGGCAACGCGCTTGGCGCGGCGGCAGGCGGCGCGGTCATTCACGCCGGCTTCGGCTATAGCGTGGTGCCGGTGATGGGCGCGCTGATTGCCGCACTTGGCCTGCTGCTGGTGCTGCTTTCCAGCCGTCGCGAGGCGCAAACGGCGTGCAGCGCTGAATAACGTCTGCTGGCGTAAAAAAGAAAACGGAGAAGGGTAACCTTCTCCGTTTTTTTTGATGTGAATAAACCGATTAGCGAATGGTGCGCGGCGTCATCACCCGGCGCGCGCCGACATAATGACGCTGCCAGTAATCTTCGCTCAGCGACGTTATCTGGATTTCCTGACCGCTACGCGGCGACTGAATAAACTTGCCG
This DNA window, taken from Cronobacter universalis NCTC 9529, encodes the following:
- the cfa gene encoding cyclopropane fatty acyl phospholipid synthase yields the protein MSSSCIEEVSIPDNHWYRIATELLSRAGIAVNGSAPSDIQVKNPDFFKRVLQEGSLGLGESYMDGWWECERLDLFFTKVLRAGLEDQLPHHLKDTLRILGARLFNLQSKKRAWIVGKEHYDLGNDLFSRMLDPYMQYSCGYWKEADNLEDAQQAKLKLICEKLQLKPGMTLLDIGCGWGGLAAYAARHYGVSVTGVTISAEQRKMAQERCEGLDVTILLQDYRDLDSQFDRIVSVGMFEHVGPKNYATYFDVADRNLKPDGLFLLHTIGSRKTDNNVDPWIDKYIFPNGCLPSARQIAAASEPHFVMEDWHNFGADYDKTLMAWYARFLSAWPEIADNYSERFKRMFTYYLNACAGAFRARDIQLWQVVFSRGVENGLRVAR
- the punC gene encoding purine nucleoside transporter PunC gives rise to the protein MRPDKGFLCWLAGLSVLGFLATDMYLPAFAVIEADLHTAPSAISASLSLFLAGFALAQLAWGPLSDRFGRRPVLLAGLGIFALACLGTVWVETAGALLALRFLQAVGVCSAAVSWQALVTDRYPAQQARRIFATIMPLVGLSPALAPLLGSWILNHFSWQAIFVVLFAITVLLMIPALRLPSGAPQGNKGGEPLSFMMLLRSRVYSGNVLIYAACSASFFAWLTGSPFILHEMGYSPAVTGLSYVPQTIAFLIGGYGCRSALQKWQGETLLPWLLAGFALSVIATWLVGLSETVTLTTLLIPFCLMAMVNGAIYPIVVAAALLPFPQATGRAAALQNTLQLGLCFVASLAVSWLVATPLLSTTSVMLATVLLAGLGFLLRGRRRVTASSAA
- the punR gene encoding DNA-binding transcriptional activator PunR, yielding MWSEYSLEVVDAVARTGSFTAAAAELHRVPSAVSYTVRQLEEWLAVSLFERRHRDVVLTPAGAWFLREGRSVIKKMMITRQQCQQIANGWRGQLSIAVDNIVRPERTRRLVLDFYRHFSDVELQVSQEVFNGVWDALADGRVELAIGATQAIPVGGRFAFRDMGMLSWRCVVAHHHPLAQRDGALSDDRLRDYPSLVLEDTSRSLPKRITWLLDNQRRVVVPDWHCAADALSEGLCIGMVPTHFAKPWLDSGEWHALTLENPFPDAACCLTWRQSDASPALRWLLDYLGDSETLNKEWLREPQ
- the purR gene encoding HTH-type transcriptional repressor PurR; protein product: MATIKDVAKRANVSTTTVSHVINKTRFVAEETRNAVWAAIKELHYSPSAVARSLKVNHTKSIGLLATSSEAPYFAEIIEAVENSCFAKGYTLILGNAHNNLEKQRAYLSMMAQKRVDGLLVMCSEYPEPLLATLEEYRHIPMVVMDWGEAKADFTDSVIDNAFQGGYLAGRYLIERGHRDIGVIPGQLERNTGVGRFSGFMKALEEAAIKVPENWIVQGDFEPESGYRAMQQILSQPQRPTAIFCGGDIMAMGAICAADEMGLRVPQDISIIGYDNVRNARFFSPALTTIHQPKETLGQTAFNMLLDRIVNKREESQTIEVHPRLIERRSVADGPFRDYRR
- the cydH gene encoding cytochrome bd-I oxidase subunit CydH: MSTDLKFSLVTTLVVLGLIVAGAFTAILH
- a CDS encoding MFS transporter, whose amino-acid sequence is MKVNFPLLALAIGAFGIGTTEFSPMGLLPVIANGVNVSIPAAGMLISAYAVGVMVGAPLMTLLLSHRARRSALIFLMAIFTLGNVLSALAPDYMTLMASRILTSLNHGAFFGLGSVVAASVVPKHKQASAVATMFMGLTIANIGGVPAATWLGETIGWRMSFLATAGLGLVAMASLWFSLPKGGSGERPDVKSELAVLMRPQVVSALLTTVLGAGAMFTLYTYIAPVLHHITDASAAFVTAMLVLIGVGFSIGNYLGGRLADRSVSGTLKGFLMLLIVIMAAIPWLAKTEIGAAVSMVVWGAATFAVVPPLQMRVMRVASEAPGLSSSVNIGAFNLGNALGAAAGGAVIHAGFGYSVVPVMGALIAALGLLLVLLSSRREAQTACSAE